The sequence agcttgcctgctagtatagagcaataacgtcttcatgatgtaacaatgttttccctgactatataaaagaaatatgacgcttcaacaagctcatatcactcagttcctgaataattaatgctcctagacgatcgtactagtatagagccctcaattaattattcctaaatcattagattcattaactgaatccctggaaaatattctaggtttttcataatatttcgttacttcaattcatggttcttcccagcagaattccacgggttagtaataaatattcaacacacgggaatctgagccactatcgagtaagccccgaccaaaatggtgaaaacgtactcagcaataatgcactaacgagcacctgaatgcgcgaacgagcatcccAAAAActcgaaggaacgatgaacctatgcaaaaataggaagaaaataataaataataaactattaatcaaggcgctgggggactgggcccaccggccgaccggTCGTGCtttggccagtcccacgcccaattgtatattttatcaaatttttattattttccttgatctcatgaaaattttctcatttgaacaaaatttcttcgtttcaaagaaactcttcagttttatggtgtttccttcacatcaaggaaataataattaattaggaaaggtgtgcgggaccaagcctactagccggTCATGTCCTAgttatggccggtcccacaccttgcattcattattattttattattatttccttgatcccatgaaattccttgatttcatgatatttccttcacattaaggaaaaaggataaaattagggaaactcgtgggatcgggccctagccggctgaccatgcccaagccggtcccacacgcccttattttattaatattatttgtttccctcatctcatggaaactccttcacttcaaggaaactccttgatttcaacaaaactcattggtttcaacaaactccttgatttcatgatatttccctaaaatcatgaaaattatataaaattagtaAAAGTGCCATGAGACCGGGCTCATTggatggccggccatgccttggccatagccggtcccacacttcatgattccttcattttattattattatttccctcatcttatgaagtttcctcagtctcagcaaaatccttgatttcttcatattttctcaaaatgttgctcaaacgcacatcagaaaatatcaaaattctcaggactgggaCACGGATACTctggcgacgtgagcatgttaccttgaccgaccaaggttggctctttggcttgcaaggagccggtcccacgcattttcacaatttgacctaatttgcacaatcgcACGTATTAAGTCCAGAatccttccaaacaattttagaatttcataaaacgatcgtcagtcgatcccgtgaccaaccaagggccggtttcatgtccccttggtcggtccttcatctgttcataatttattaggttttatcgttcagacgaacattgtttgaataaatgattaaaccatcatttaatcatcttttcgccAACTggttcaagagactttggtattttgttcactcgagcatctgggcgctacatggtcgatccatcatcccatgtagccggtccctccttcatttcgtggttaattttcaataaaccatcaattgatcgaattagggtttcgagtccaaggttcataattccatattcgaacgctaataattttacgacgatcccatgatcaacattttattaattatactcggttcagttgccagtatcttaaaataatattttatttggtcatgcaaccaataattcatcaaacgagcaacatttgctcaaatgagcaatatttgctcagactaaggaatattggttcaactatcaatattcaacaattcatcaagtgaacaatatttgttcaccttaactattaacatttattcggcaattatacttttgtctcaacagacacgttcgattcatgagtctcagaacatttgcaaatcacgttcgactcagcgatacaaggactcatcgtcccatgaagtcagcaactgactaactaaatacacgtcttccttgcagactccacaatcacgagacatcaaccgtgttacatggggggatattaactagggttttggtctggcggtctaggacacgtgtgttcatacacatgatgagaatgtgagtaagtcgcaATCTAttaaaggagttagcaaagtagtgggtggaaaatcaaccaagtctccgcacgatatgcaattggttttaacacgatttccacttccccactctttgactccagcaactgtcacacttcatgggatcaaggtgtttacaattctagtaatataaataagtatctgaatcatgattgaaaagaagacaatctttcgtcaaacagacaacacgagattaacaactcaacgtctgaacaattactctcaacagagcaaattcaatcaatcagagcttattttatttcttcacagaatacacaacacacccacaatcttcgatcaccattgatctcacacatttctcagcttccctcctacagatcgacccatcctctcttgtgaccgaattgactctggaacgaccattgtcttggtttaggccgaagtcctacatattgatctctcgaattcaaagcactcccttttgtagtgcatctttgtgaggtttaacagttcgctcggttcaaggagtttcctccgcacggtcgtctcctcaattccgtaagaaccagcaactcgttttgccccatctacactaGTTAATTCCGTTAAAAATTAATTAACATGCATCATACATCTAAAAAACCTAAACCCCAATTTTAAATCTTGATTCTTGCCTTTCGATGTGAACCCTAGCATAAAGCATAACTAGTTATCAGAAGAAGAGATGAAAGTTTTTGATTTACTTTACTCCATATGTTTCGGTGTTAATGGAACAACTGTAACTATTAACGGCATGAAATACAAATATAAAAGAAGACACATGGCACTTTCTAATAGGATGGAATAAGGGCACAGGTGAGTCTTGGGTACAGAAGATCTGTAGCGCTTGTTCTCACAGAAAAATTAAGGCGACAcgagttttagaaattaaaacaaCAAGAATTTTGGGAACCTCATTTCTAAATAGTACCCTATTATTTGCTTTGACCAAGAAATGACCGCTGACTGTCTTACTGTTGTAAACCCAGCTGCTTTCATTTCTATGCGGCGCAGGGGCTCCTTTAATTAGTACtcgtattaattatttttttttgtagcttCTATCAATTGGACAGGTGAGGCTAGACCGCTAGAGTTAAACGTGTCAAGTAGCAAAAGCCGAAGCACTCTATTGATCCTACTATTACATACACAGTCTAAACATTCATCCCCAGAATTACACAAATATCTCTTCTTCCtctataaaatctctcatttccAGATCACTCACACCACCAAAATAGAAAAAGCaagttctagggtttctgaatctcTCATCTACCCTGAATCTCTCACCCACCACCCTAATGGCATCTAGAAGAAAACACCTCTTCACACAATCAGGTATACACATCTTCTAGACTAGACTTTGCAATGAAATTTTTGATGCTGTGattattattgtttttgattAGTTTTGTATGCTCATGTGTTTAATTGATTCTGCAGCTGTGAAAGCTGGAACCCCTAAGGATTATTACATGAATCCGTCTGAGAGACTGATGGCCAAAAAATCTGGATGGAGTGTTCTAGAACATGAAGATTATATTGAGACGATATTCGACATGTCTGCTTTCAATTACATGGAAGGTGAAATTGTTTATGCCAAAGGATACAACTGTCAAGCTATTGGAGATTCTGTAAACAAGGATGATGAGTGCGGTTACATTATGAACTCTGATTTCATTGATTTTAAGGGTATTGATGGTGAGATGAAAGGTGGCCTTACTAAGATGTATTTTCCCAAAATCAAACGTGATGATACTAAGAAGAAGAATGTTGTTGGATCGGGTTCAGCTTGAGTAGTACTAGTAACAGAAATGGAAGGTGGGTTCTCTTTCTAGTTATTTTGTTTCAGCTTTTTTTTCTAGGATTTCTGGTTTTAGTATCTAGGGGT comes from Papaver somniferum cultivar HN1 chromosome 7, ASM357369v1, whole genome shotgun sequence and encodes:
- the LOC113292897 gene encoding uncharacterized protein LOC113292897, which gives rise to MASRRKHLFTQSAVKAGTPKDYYMNPSERLMAKKSGWSVLEHEDYIETIFDMSAFNYMEGEIVYAKGYNCQAIGDSVNKDDECGYIMNSDFIDFKGIDGEMKGGLTKMYFPKIKRDDTKKKNVVGSGSA